One window of Candidatus Methylocalor cossyra genomic DNA carries:
- a CDS encoding copper resistance D family protein, protein MFMQGLANFIDDFLGGMILLSYALVAGTLLWGVFVLKLWSDSPVADRAVIRRAVMVLRLGALTLAWMQGTKLVIKGLVLWGVLGELPVDAYLGTVQFQAGLVRLVLALGIVHLAGRMLLEPTQRRYWNQLAGLSLPLVIAGAWLVHAVGRFAYREPLMLITLLHQFAAAAWVGGVAQLLALWHLGRSNPEAQAAWPTAIVGFGVLGKSAVAVLLITGLPLALNYVGSWDGLLGTGYGSLVLTKTLLLGVALGFAFLNNRAGQQWKAQHSSTALTAKVPYYIEAEAFILAGILFIAATLSSQPPADDIAANRALTATVPEVVHMFLPRLPKLHSPSHEDLLAGEAGRTAVVNKVPSPAATEWSDYNHNVAGLFLTAMSLVAMLSYVRAPALRWANYWPLGFVALSVFLFFRSDAETWPLGPKGFWESTFGNGEVFQHRIATLLAFVLGVMELRARTRSDARKLQYLFPVLCAFGGILLLTHAHAEFELKSEYLIQSTHTAMGLLAVLMASGRWLELRLVPAHASAAHAGVPEGRIAGFVAIAAMFLIGNILMFYREPLM, encoded by the coding sequence ACCCTGCTGTGGGGCGTGTTCGTGCTCAAGCTGTGGTCTGACTCCCCGGTGGCGGATCGGGCGGTGATCCGCCGCGCCGTGATGGTGCTGCGGCTCGGCGCCCTCACCCTGGCCTGGATGCAGGGGACTAAGCTGGTCATCAAGGGCCTAGTGCTGTGGGGCGTCTTGGGCGAACTGCCGGTGGACGCCTATTTAGGCACGGTCCAGTTCCAGGCCGGCCTGGTACGGCTGGTTCTCGCCCTAGGGATCGTCCACCTGGCCGGCCGCATGCTGCTGGAGCCGACCCAGCGCCGGTACTGGAACCAGCTAGCCGGTCTCAGCCTGCCCTTGGTCATCGCCGGGGCTTGGCTGGTGCACGCAGTGGGGCGTTTCGCCTACCGGGAGCCCCTGATGCTGATAACCCTCCTGCACCAATTTGCCGCCGCCGCCTGGGTCGGCGGGGTGGCCCAGCTGCTGGCCCTGTGGCATTTGGGCCGCAGCAACCCGGAGGCACAGGCGGCTTGGCCCACCGCCATCGTCGGGTTTGGAGTCCTGGGCAAGAGCGCCGTGGCGGTGCTACTCATCACCGGCCTACCGCTGGCGCTGAACTACGTGGGGTCGTGGGACGGGCTACTGGGGACTGGCTACGGCAGCCTGGTCCTGACCAAAACCCTCCTGTTGGGAGTGGCGCTCGGATTTGCCTTTCTCAATAACCGCGCCGGCCAGCAGTGGAAGGCGCAGCACTCGAGCACTGCACTCACTGCCAAGGTGCCCTACTACATCGAAGCGGAAGCCTTCATCTTGGCCGGCATTCTGTTCATCGCCGCCACCTTGTCCTCGCAGCCGCCCGCCGACGACATCGCCGCCAACCGGGCCCTGACCGCGACCGTACCGGAGGTGGTGCACATGTTCCTGCCGCGCCTACCCAAGCTGCACTCGCCCAGCCACGAGGACCTGCTCGCCGGGGAAGCGGGACGCACTGCGGTGGTCAATAAGGTCCCATCCCCGGCCGCCACTGAATGGTCGGACTACAACCACAACGTCGCCGGCCTGTTCCTGACCGCCATGAGCTTAGTGGCGATGCTTTCCTACGTGCGCGCCCCCGCCTTGCGCTGGGCCAACTACTGGCCACTGGGTTTTGTGGCCTTGAGCGTGTTCTTGTTCTTCCGGAGCGACGCGGAAACCTGGCCCTTGGGACCGAAAGGCTTCTGGGAAAGTACCTTCGGCAACGGGGAGGTGTTCCAGCACCGCATCGCCACCCTGCTGGCCTTCGTGCTCGGCGTCATGGAGCTGCGCGCCCGCACCCGCAGCGATGCCCGGAAGCTACAGTATCTGTTTCCGGTGTTATGCGCCTTCGGGGGGATACTGTTGTTGACCCACGCCCATGCCGAGTTCGAGCTCAAGAGCGAGTACCTGATCCAATCTACCCATACCGCCATGGGTCTGTTGGCGGTGCTCATGGCCAGCGGCCGCTGGCTGGAACTCCGGCTGGTCCCGGCCCATGCCTCTGCCGCTCACGCCGGCGTTCCGGAAGGCAGGATCGCCGGGTTCGTGGCCATCGCTGCGATGTTTCTGATCGGCAATATCCTGATGTTTTACCGGGAACCCCTGATGTAG
- a CDS encoding HpnM family protein yields MIWKLMLGLWLSFLAFAPALSDTLEEARKPVDKLNDTLIAVMKGAKQLGYQGRYKKLEPVVKEAFEFEAVSQIALGSHWKKLDKAQKTAFLQKFIDLSIATYAAQFNDYAGESFKFDSSQELSNGRQLLRYQLVAPKAKPVKFEYIVSEFNGRWEIINVIVDGISDLALKKAQYTSVIDREGFDSLLNKLSQKIADYATSGGGTPG; encoded by the coding sequence ATGATTTGGAAGTTGATGCTGGGTTTGTGGCTGAGCTTCTTGGCTTTTGCCCCGGCCCTGTCCGACACCTTGGAAGAGGCGCGGAAGCCGGTGGACAAGCTCAACGATACGCTGATTGCGGTGATGAAGGGGGCCAAGCAGCTCGGCTATCAAGGCCGTTACAAGAAGCTGGAACCGGTGGTCAAGGAAGCGTTCGAATTCGAAGCGGTGTCGCAAATCGCCCTAGGTAGCCATTGGAAGAAGCTGGACAAGGCCCAGAAAACCGCGTTCCTGCAGAAGTTCATCGACCTTAGCATCGCCACCTATGCCGCCCAGTTCAACGACTATGCCGGGGAGTCCTTCAAGTTCGATTCCAGCCAGGAACTGTCCAATGGCCGCCAGTTGCTCCGCTATCAACTGGTAGCGCCCAAAGCCAAACCGGTCAAATTTGAATACATCGTGAGCGAGTTCAACGGCCGTTGGGAAATCATCAACGTCATCGTCGACGGGATCAGTGACTTGGCCTTGAAGAAGGCCCAATACACCAGCGTCATCGATCGGGAAGGGTTCGACAGCTTGCTCAACAAGCTGTCCCAGAAGATCGCCGATTACGCCACCAGCGGCGGCGGAACCCCCGGGTAG
- the miaB gene encoding tRNA (N6-isopentenyl adenosine(37)-C2)-methylthiotransferase MiaB, whose protein sequence is MPQKLYIETLGCQMNEYDSAKMRDVLQASHGFETTTDPEQADLLLLNTCSVREKAQEKVFSALGRWRPLKQKRPGVVIGVGGCVASQEGEALQRRAPFVDLVFGPQTLHRLPQLLERVRTERRPAIDVSFPEIEKFDALPEPRAEGPKAFVSIMEGCSKYCTYCVVPYTRGEEISRPLDDVIAEVATLAEQGVREVVLLGQNVNAYRGPTADGGVADFALLLHYVAAIDGIGRIRFTTSHPVEFTPDLIQAYAAIPQLVGHLHLPVQSGSDRILAAMKRGYTRAEYIAKVTSLREVRPGLSLSSDFIVGFPGETDEDFEATMDLIETLKFDHSYSFLYSPRPGTPAAALADGVPLEVKRKRLARLQARINDLAFEISRGMVGTVQRVLVEGVSKKDYAQLSGRTENNRVVNFPGPAELIGQFIDVLITEALPNSLRGCWVDDPGVD, encoded by the coding sequence ATGCCACAAAAGCTCTATATCGAAACCCTCGGTTGCCAGATGAACGAGTACGATTCCGCCAAGATGCGGGACGTGCTCCAGGCGTCCCACGGTTTCGAAACCACCACCGACCCTGAACAGGCCGACCTGCTGCTACTCAATACCTGCTCCGTGCGGGAAAAAGCCCAAGAAAAAGTGTTTTCGGCCCTAGGGCGCTGGCGCCCGCTCAAACAGAAACGGCCTGGGGTCGTCATCGGCGTGGGGGGGTGCGTCGCCAGCCAGGAGGGGGAAGCCCTGCAACGGCGGGCCCCGTTCGTGGACCTGGTGTTCGGCCCACAGACCCTGCATCGGTTGCCCCAGCTCCTGGAGCGGGTACGGACGGAACGGCGCCCCGCCATCGATGTCTCCTTTCCTGAGATCGAGAAATTCGATGCCCTGCCGGAACCCCGCGCCGAAGGTCCTAAGGCGTTCGTGTCCATCATGGAAGGGTGTAGCAAATACTGCACCTACTGTGTAGTGCCGTATACCCGCGGGGAGGAAATCAGCCGTCCGCTGGACGATGTCATCGCCGAGGTGGCGACCCTAGCCGAACAGGGCGTGCGCGAAGTCGTGCTCCTCGGCCAGAACGTCAACGCCTACCGCGGCCCCACGGCGGACGGCGGGGTGGCCGATTTCGCCCTATTACTCCACTATGTGGCGGCCATCGACGGCATCGGACGCATCCGGTTCACCACTTCCCATCCCGTCGAGTTCACCCCTGACCTGATCCAGGCCTATGCGGCGATCCCCCAGCTGGTCGGGCACCTGCATCTGCCCGTACAAAGCGGCAGCGACCGCATCCTAGCGGCGATGAAACGCGGCTACACCCGCGCGGAGTACATCGCCAAGGTCACGAGTCTAAGGGAGGTCCGCCCCGGGCTCAGCCTGTCGTCGGATTTCATCGTCGGCTTTCCGGGCGAGACGGACGAAGACTTTGAAGCCACCATGGATTTGATCGAAACCCTGAAGTTCGACCACTCCTACAGTTTTCTCTATAGCCCGCGGCCCGGAACCCCGGCCGCCGCCCTGGCGGACGGTGTACCCTTAGAGGTCAAGCGGAAGCGCCTAGCCCGCCTGCAGGCGCGGATCAATGACCTGGCCTTCGAGATTTCCCGCGGCATGGTTGGCACCGTGCAGCGGGTCTTGGTGGAAGGTGTCTCCAAAAAGGATTACGCTCAGCTTTCCGGACGCACCGAGAACAACCGCGTGGTCAATTTCCCCGGACCGGCCGAGTTGATCGGACAGTTCATCGATGTGCTGATCACCGAGGCATTGCCTAACTCGCTCCGGGGGTGCTGGGTGGATGATCCCGGTGTCGACTGA
- a CDS encoding N-acetylmuramoyl-L-alanine amidase, whose translation MNTRLWVVVSLVFVLASPPLRAAPAQLQAVRWSAGPRPSLRLDFSAPPSYRIRSSGSQLVIEVSGTTLATALPPPASAHPVAAGLVAVPDKGGLRLQVALKRPAEHRLHVEPLKAGARLVIAWTVPRGADARAPSPGAAQPAPQAGGARQAARGARAKPDPFIVAIDAGHGGKDTGAIGPGGIREKNVVLAIARRLAGFISAEPGMRAIMVRKGDEFVDLRHRAAAARRAHADLFVSLHADACADGDVKGSSVYTLSEHGATSEAARWLADRENAALLGNVKLNGKDRVLASVLLDLSKNATLEASEKAADRVLRELKKEFPVHHPEVQKAGFVVLKSLDMPSLLVETAFISNPTEERNLAHPGHQARLARALFNGIRAYAAETQRALPPGVRVAEAP comes from the coding sequence ATGAACACCAGGCTCTGGGTCGTCGTGTCGCTGGTTTTCGTCCTGGCCTCGCCACCTTTGCGCGCGGCACCGGCGCAGCTCCAGGCCGTGCGTTGGAGCGCCGGGCCTCGGCCGAGTCTGCGGCTGGATTTCTCGGCCCCGCCTTCCTATCGGATTCGGTCGTCCGGATCGCAGCTGGTCATCGAGGTGAGCGGTACCACCCTCGCCACCGCCCTGCCACCCCCAGCCTCCGCCCACCCGGTGGCGGCGGGTTTGGTCGCGGTACCGGATAAAGGCGGGCTGCGCTTACAGGTGGCCCTCAAGCGGCCTGCTGAACACCGCCTTCATGTGGAACCGCTCAAGGCGGGGGCCCGTCTGGTCATCGCCTGGACGGTTCCGCGCGGGGCGGATGCCCGAGCCCCGAGCCCCGGCGCGGCGCAGCCGGCGCCCCAGGCCGGCGGGGCTCGGCAAGCGGCGCGTGGCGCCCGGGCCAAGCCAGATCCTTTCATCGTCGCCATCGACGCTGGCCATGGCGGCAAGGATACCGGCGCCATCGGCCCCGGCGGGATCCGGGAAAAGAACGTGGTGCTGGCGATCGCCCGGCGGTTGGCCGGATTCATTTCCGCCGAGCCAGGGATGCGCGCCATCATGGTCCGTAAAGGGGACGAATTCGTGGACCTGCGCCACCGGGCTGCGGCCGCCCGCAGGGCCCACGCCGACCTGTTCGTGTCCTTGCACGCCGATGCCTGCGCCGACGGTGATGTCAAGGGCTCGTCCGTCTACACCCTGTCGGAGCATGGCGCGACCAGCGAGGCGGCGCGCTGGTTGGCGGACCGGGAGAACGCCGCGCTTCTGGGAAACGTGAAGCTCAATGGCAAGGACCGGGTGCTGGCCTCGGTGCTGCTGGACCTGTCCAAGAACGCCACCCTGGAAGCCAGCGAGAAGGCCGCGGATCGAGTGCTGCGGGAATTGAAAAAGGAGTTCCCCGTGCACCACCCAGAGGTGCAGAAGGCCGGCTTCGTGGTGCTTAAATCGCTGGACATGCCGTCTTTGCTGGTGGAAACCGCTTTTATTTCGAACCCCACGGAGGAGCGCAACCTGGCCCACCCTGGGCACCAGGCACGCTTGGCCCGCGCCTTGTTCAACGGGATTCGCGCCTATGCTGCGGAAACCCAGCGGGCCTTGCCGCCGGGGGTGCGGGTGGCGGAGGCACCGTGA
- the queG gene encoding tRNA epoxyqueuosine(34) reductase QueG, protein MAAPLTALADRIKAFGRELGFQRIGIAGVELSDAERHLEDWLRAGFHGTMGYMARHGRKRSRPAELVPGTLTVISVGMDYLPEPCQVARKRLEQPGIAFISRYALGRDYHKLLRHRLQRLAERIAAEIGPYGYRVFSDSAPVLEKALAAKAGLGWIGKHTNLIDRHAGSFFFLGEIYTDLPLPVDRPTPSHCGTCTACLDLCPTGAIVAPYRLDARRCISYLTIELHGPIPEELRAALGNRIYGCDDCQLVCPWNRYARLTEESDFLPRHGLDAASLVELFSWDEATFLRKTEGSAIRRIGYLRWLRNIAVALGNAPTEPTVLAALRARAGHPAELVREHVAWALRRHGGA, encoded by the coding sequence ATGGCCGCCCCTCTCACCGCCCTCGCGGATCGCATCAAAGCCTTCGGGCGTGAACTCGGTTTTCAACGCATCGGCATCGCCGGCGTCGAACTCAGCGACGCGGAACGCCATCTCGAGGACTGGCTGCGGGCCGGTTTCCACGGCACCATGGGCTACATGGCGCGCCATGGCCGAAAACGCAGCCGCCCCGCGGAATTGGTGCCGGGCACCTTGACAGTGATCAGCGTCGGGATGGATTACTTGCCGGAACCGTGCCAGGTGGCGCGCAAGCGGCTGGAGCAGCCGGGGATCGCCTTCATTTCCCGCTACGCCTTGGGTCGCGACTATCACAAGCTGCTGCGGCATCGCCTGCAACGCTTGGCCGAGCGCATCGCCGCAGAAATCGGCCCGTACGGTTACCGCGTGTTCAGCGACAGCGCGCCGGTCCTGGAGAAAGCCCTCGCCGCCAAAGCTGGGCTGGGCTGGATCGGTAAGCATACCAACCTCATCGACCGGCACGCCGGGTCCTTCTTCTTCCTCGGCGAGATCTACACCGACCTACCCTTGCCGGTGGATCGTCCGACGCCTTCCCATTGCGGCACATGCACCGCCTGCCTCGACCTCTGCCCCACCGGCGCCATCGTCGCCCCCTACCGCCTTGATGCCCGCCGCTGCATCTCCTATCTCACCATTGAGCTGCACGGCCCCATCCCGGAGGAACTTCGTGCCGCCCTCGGCAATCGCATTTATGGCTGCGATGACTGCCAACTGGTCTGCCCCTGGAATCGCTATGCGCGGCTGACCGAGGAATCGGATTTCCTGCCCCGCCATGGCCTGGACGCGGCCAGCCTGGTCGAACTGTTCAGCTGGGACGAAGCCACCTTCCTGCGCAAGACCGAAGGTTCGGCGATTCGCCGTATCGGGTACTTGCGCTGGTTGCGGAATATCGCCGTGGCCCTCGGCAATGCCCCCACCGAGCCCACGGTGCTGGCGGCGTTGCGGGCCCGGGCTGGACATCCTGCGGAACTGGTGCGGGAACACGTGGCGTGGGCGCTGCGCAGGCACGGTGGAGCGTAG
- a CDS encoding NAD(P)H-hydrate dehydratase encodes MGRDYNPVSLQPLYRAAEVRAMDRKAIDAAGIPGAELMRRAGAAAFAALRERWPEARTLSVLCGAGNNGGDGYVVARLAQAAGWDVRVYAATPPAQLKGDALGAYQAYRAAGGAVLEFVPADFEGAEILVDALFGTGLDRALEGAYAEVVRATHRFCGRIVALDVPSGLQADTGTVLGCAVKAELTVTFVALKRGLFTGEGLEYAGEVVLADLGVPPEVKRAVEPSALLLPPLVRGLPPRPRHAHKGMFGHVLVVGGDYGFSGAARMAAEAAARVGAGLVSVATRKEHASLLSVARPELMCHGVAGREEIQALLERATVVAVGPGLRRSGWAGMLLASALDSELPLVLDADGLNLLAARPTRSERWILTPHPGEAARLLGSSSAKIQQDRFAAAGELQARYGGVVVLKGSGTIIQGPQGQPRVCTAGNPGMASGGMGDILTGVIAGLLAQGLDPLEAATLGVCLHGTAGDRAARAGGERGLLASDLLEPLRQLVNQ; translated from the coding sequence ATGGGTCGCGACTACAATCCCGTTTCGCTGCAACCGCTGTACCGTGCCGCCGAGGTCAGGGCCATGGACCGTAAGGCCATCGATGCCGCGGGTATCCCCGGCGCCGAACTGATGCGCCGGGCCGGGGCCGCCGCGTTTGCAGCCCTGCGCGAGCGTTGGCCGGAAGCCCGCACCCTGTCGGTGCTCTGCGGCGCCGGCAACAATGGCGGCGACGGTTACGTCGTGGCGCGCCTGGCCCAGGCAGCGGGCTGGGACGTCCGGGTCTATGCGGCGACGCCGCCGGCTCAGCTCAAGGGCGATGCCTTGGGTGCCTACCAGGCGTACCGGGCGGCGGGGGGCGCCGTGCTGGAGTTCGTTCCGGCAGACTTCGAAGGCGCTGAGATTCTGGTGGATGCCCTGTTCGGAACCGGCCTCGACCGCGCCTTGGAGGGCGCCTACGCAGAAGTGGTGCGGGCCACCCACCGGTTTTGCGGGCGGATCGTGGCGCTGGATGTTCCCTCCGGTCTGCAGGCTGACACCGGTACGGTCCTGGGTTGCGCGGTCAAGGCCGAGCTCACCGTGACCTTCGTCGCCCTGAAGCGGGGCCTGTTCACCGGCGAGGGGCTCGAGTACGCCGGGGAGGTGGTGCTGGCCGATCTGGGCGTGCCGCCTGAGGTGAAACGGGCCGTCGAGCCCTCCGCCCTGCTACTGCCGCCCCTCGTCCGCGGCTTACCACCCCGACCACGCCATGCCCACAAGGGGATGTTCGGCCATGTCCTGGTGGTGGGCGGCGATTACGGCTTCAGCGGGGCGGCACGGATGGCGGCGGAAGCGGCGGCCCGGGTCGGGGCGGGCCTGGTGAGCGTCGCCACGCGCAAGGAGCACGCCAGCCTGTTGAGCGTGGCACGGCCGGAGCTCATGTGCCATGGCGTCGCCGGGCGGGAAGAGATCCAAGCCCTGCTGGAGCGCGCCACGGTGGTCGCGGTCGGCCCGGGACTGCGGCGTTCGGGCTGGGCTGGGATGCTGTTGGCCTCGGCCCTGGACAGCGAGCTGCCGCTGGTGCTGGACGCCGACGGATTGAACTTGCTGGCGGCGCGGCCGACCCGTAGCGAGCGCTGGATTCTGACGCCCCATCCCGGCGAGGCGGCGCGCTTGCTCGGATCGTCCAGCGCGAAGATCCAGCAGGACCGCTTCGCCGCAGCGGGCGAGCTGCAGGCGCGCTATGGCGGGGTAGTGGTGCTGAAGGGCTCGGGCACCATCATCCAGGGGCCCCAAGGGCAGCCGCGGGTGTGTACCGCTGGCAATCCGGGGATGGCTTCAGGCGGCATGGGCGACATTCTCACGGGCGTGATCGCCGGCTTGTTGGCCCAGGGTCTCGACCCGCTCGAGGCCGCGACCCTGGGCGTGTGCCTGCACGGTACGGCGGGCGACCGGGCGGCCCGGGCGGGCGGCGAACGCGGCCTTTTGGCCTCGGATCTACTGGAACCGCTGCGCCAGCTGGTAAACCAATGA
- the tsaE gene encoding tRNA (adenosine(37)-N6)-threonylcarbamoyltransferase complex ATPase subunit type 1 TsaE — MIVALPDEAATLALARRVYACLPRACLVFLRGNLGAGKTAFVRGCLRAAGFEGPVKSPTFTLVEEYPLADRILFHFDLYRLNTAEDLEWLGFRDYLRADALCLVEWPERGAGKLPAADLEIRLTIEDGGRRAELSAATETGRGILARLTSGA; from the coding sequence ATGATCGTGGCGCTGCCCGACGAAGCCGCCACGCTGGCCCTCGCGCGCCGCGTCTACGCGTGCCTGCCGCGGGCTTGCCTGGTGTTCCTGCGCGGCAATCTCGGCGCCGGCAAGACCGCCTTTGTGCGTGGCTGTCTGCGCGCGGCGGGCTTCGAAGGGCCGGTCAAAAGCCCGACCTTCACCCTGGTGGAAGAATACCCGCTGGCCGATCGGATCCTGTTCCATTTCGACCTGTATCGTCTCAATACGGCGGAAGACCTGGAGTGGCTGGGTTTTAGGGATTATCTCCGGGCCGATGCCCTGTGTCTGGTCGAGTGGCCGGAGCGCGGCGCCGGGAAGCTCCCGGCGGCTGACCTGGAGATCCGCCTGACCATCGAGGATGGCGGCCGCCGGGCCGAGCTTTCGGCGGCCACCGAAACCGGCCGGGGCATATTGGCCCGGCTAACCTCCGGCGCCTGA